From Cucumis melo cultivar AY chromosome 3, USDA_Cmelo_AY_1.0, whole genome shotgun sequence:
TCTTTGCAACTATCGTActaaaataaaagtataaaaatatcattaggacattattattattattattatagataTTGTTTCACATTTCAATAGATAAGATGTATGCAATTATCTTTgcgattttcttttcttttctagcTATTAAATCGTTGAGCATGCCTTTGCtagaaaaatattataatttaatagtGGATATGatatcttttcaaatttcaatagACAAGTTGTGTGCAATTATCTTTGGTATTTATTCTAGCTATTAAATCATTAGACAGAAATGTTAGGCATGCGGACATCAATCTTTATACTATAGAAATAAATAGCATTTGatacatttttttaatgaaaaagatTCTTTAAAATTTTCCATTCCATGTCTTTTAGTTTAATAAATGAGAGAtgggaagaagaaaaatgaaagatgaCTTTTACTTGATGGATAGCTTTAATTTATAAACGATTTAATTCGATTGACATAAACTATTGATTAGATTATGCTGAGGTTAACTTAgtaattttgtttatttgaaCTTAGCaaaaaacttgaaagaaaaaacgATCAACACAGCAGAGAGGAACTCATTTGCTTAGATTTGCTTTAATTACTTTTACGTATATAAAACATTTTAGATTTTATGTGTTtccatttttggagaaagagagaagagaggATACGAATCCTTTGGGCCATTGCTGACTTTGCTGGTTCAAGAGATCCTTAACAATGACGATGGCTTCGACTCCCCTTTTTTCTCAACACTTCACAGTATGCGCCGCCCGCCGTCCGCCGTCCGCCGCCGACAGCAGTCAATTTCATGGATTTCACTTCATAAATGGTCTTACTGACCATAGATTTCCTCTGATAGTTGGAAAATGGCTGTGTTCTTTCGATGAAATGGAATGAGGATGATTGAGTAGAATTTAGAAATGAACCCAAAAACCCAAATgggaaaaataatataaaattccAAGTGGAACAATGAAGTTGAAAAGTTGATTGCATTAGCATCCACGTCGTATCGCGTTAAAGGTACCGTCTTTTCCAGAGAAAGTGGTATTTATAATTGGCGAGACGTGACCAAACTTCTCTGTCCACATTTCTTGTAACTTGCGACTAACCCACAAGAAGATAGGTAAAGTTCTCTTTTGATTCTCTTCGTTTTCCTTCATTTccctctttttttcctttcatttcttCCTTGTTTCCCACTtgattcttcctcttcttcttctatttcttcTTTCTAATTTCTTTAGCAACTCAATTTCTGGTTACCCATTTCCCTCTTTTCAATTTTTGATGAGATTTCAAAGTCATGGGGAGGTTGTTCGTTGTGAACCTTGAAGGAAGGATCTATAGCTGCAAACACTGCCGAACCCATCTTGCTCTTTATGAGGACATAGTTTCCAAGGTTTTGATATAGAATAACTGTTCGTTTCTGATTTTTGATCTGATTTCTTCTATGGATTATTCATTGATGTCTTTATACTCTTTTCTGTTGTTTTGATAATATTGATCGACCCTTTAATATGATAAAAACAATATGATGTTTGACTGTTCTGATTTGTGGTTGTTATCAGATGGATCACCCCCAATCCCCAAGTTTCTTCTTTGGGGTTGAGAACTACTTGATGATCTATAATTTTAGTTAGAAATTTGATCGAGTATGGATATTGGTTCTGTTGTGTTAATGCTCTTTGTTGGTTCTATCCTTCGAATATTCATTTTCAGATTTAATGATTATAGGAATGTCGTTGGACTATTGGAGGAAAGTGTTCTGACTTAATGTTTTCTTGTGTTTCTATGATTCAGTCTTTCCAAAGCAGACATGGAAAAGCTTACCTCTTCAATAAAGTGTAAGTTTTCCTGGATGATAATAGTTATTGGGCCAAATGTTTACTTTAAAATGATCCTAAATCTCCTTTGTTTCTTCCCAATGATAAACTAGGAGAATGGGGATAAAGGTCAAATCCTGACTTGTTCAGTccccatttttttcatttttatctgACTGCTTTTTCCTTTTAAGATGTAGTTTTGGAGTTCATTACTTTCTTTGTTATGCTGCTCTTCCTTGCTATGGTTTTTTGGTTTTTGTACAATTCAAGTGAATGTATTGGTCATTTTAGAAGTGAACGTTCATCATCCTTTATATGCATAAAATTGAATGAAGTTTATACTTTAAACAATTGAGACTAATCTTCATTTTCCCCCCTTTTAACAGAGTGAATGTTTCTGTTGGAGTGAAAGAAACGAGAATGATGATGACGGGAATGCATACTGTTGCTGATATCTTTTGTGTTGGCTGTGGATCAATTGTGGGATGGACATATGTAAGATATCATAAGTCAGGAAAGCTTAGAAGCTTTATGCTGTTATGATCTTATTAATGATCTTTTCTTTTGGTGATTTTGATCATTCACTTCAGGAAACTGCCTTTGAGAAAAATCAGAAATACAAAGAAGGAAAATCGGTACTGGAGCGGTAAGTAAATAATGTACATAATGAACAATTGTAGATCAGTTGAGACTTAATATTTTTCAGTAagtttctttgaatttttactTTAAGACTTGAAGCTGCTCTAAAATGTCCATTTCTGAGAAATGATCATATTCAGTCTATAGTTAACCCTTGAAGGACGATTCTATGAAAAATACTTTCATGGTTCTTTGAATCAGTTATCATATTATCATTTGGACTAAAATATTACACGACAAATCATGAGATAATTGAAATAGCTAACAGACTATGTTTTAGTATAACCATAATAGGATGAGGGATTGAACCTCCAACCTCAGAAAAGGAGTGCATGCCAATCAACTCGCAACGAAACTCACTTTGGCAGTAGcttatatactatatattttataGACATGGTAGAAAAGAGTTTTGCTATCTCATTTTGTGTTTATCCTTTCAACTTTTGGTTAACCTGTCATATCATATGATTGCCAAAGGACTATTTAGAAcaactttcaaaattttagatCTTAAATTATTGAAGTAAGTTTCAAGGAGGACTAATTTTCATATCTTGGACTGAAGAGACTAGAAATGACCTTTTCTCCTCGAATAGATATATACAAAATAGAGATATATAATCTTCATTAGAGcactttaaattttcaattttaagcATAATGCAGTTTCAACCATATAAGAATTCCATATTGGCCTCTTCAGAAAGATCTTGTCTTCAAGTTAACCATCCCAAGATTGTTGTATCATCACATTGATTATTTTTCTCTTATAAGAGGGATAAGCAGTTCTAGTGTGGTTTTCTTTGTTGTTTGCTATGATGTTTTTTCATGGACTTCGATTTCAAAGACCTTTTGTAGCTATTCTATAAGCATCATTTCTGATAGCTGGAGTCCCTTCTCTTAGAGGGATGTCTCTTTTTTAGGCTTGGTTTTTTGCATGCCTGCACATTCTTTGTCAATGAAAAttgtttctataaaaaaaaaaacaagtagaGGTCTGGAAGCATTGAAGTTTATAGATTAGTTACACCAGCAGTCGAGAATTTGTTCAACATAACCAAAGAAGGGGCAATGAAGTAGCATTTGTAGCAAAAGTTATATAAAGAAGTAAGGTGAAAATGGAAGTAGGGATTCATGCATTTGTTTGTTTGATGAACAGGTTCAAGGTTTCAGGGCCTGGTGGAACCAGTTATTGGGTTAGTCATACTCATAGTCATGAAACAGGCCATGGTGGAGGAAGTGATGCAGATGAAGCTTGATGATGATGACGATGGTGATGATATTATTATTCCAACTGTATATACTACACATCCAATGTTCATATTCTTCAGCTCATTGTTCTTCAACTGTCATTCCTCATTTCAGCAAGCAAGCAGCTAACTTGCTTGCTGTTTTGTAACAACACTCAAAACATTTCACTGTTTATTCTTCTTTAACTTGATATTCAATATCACTTTGCAATACCATGAtatgtttcctttttttttttttctttttttctttttatcagaTTTGTGTTCTTTTGATTAAATCTATCAGTTTCCCCCTAATGTTTGTCATTTttcaatttgatatttttattaatatattagaatgtaataataattgtaaaaaaattcatgttttgttttaattagaAAACCGGCGTTGTTAAGAATGCGAATTGAATGTAGGCTAAGAAATCAACTTGATTTTATGATTGGTCAAATAAGAAATTTACAATCTAACCACTCAAAGGGGAACCCTTTTTTGTCAAATATATAGTTAATTGATACTCAGACTAACATGAACGTATTATCTTAATTGGAACTTTGTACTACCAACAGCAAAAATTGTTTAATATACCAATTGAACTGTTCCCATCCCAGATAAACATTTAATCACCATTTGCTCCAACAAAATTCATAAGAAACAAATTTCACATAAAAACATCCATGCTGAAGGGTAGCGCATCCCAGAATCATACTGCTTCACCTCATTGATATCTATccgtgtatatatatataactccAAAAACATTCCTCATTTGAGAATGAAACTGGAAGGACTCAGATGCCTCAACTGTCTGCAGTGTAATTTCAAATATAGTTGACAGAGCAAATGTATAAACAATCAACAGAAAGAGCCCACAGAGAacttcaagaatcgaagtctaCAATGCTGCATTTACAGGTCATCGAAGTATGTAAACTATCCTTTCCGAAAGCTCTTTACCAACCACTCTCTTGTATCTAATCAGCTGATTTTCTAAGTAACTCCTTCCAGAGGGGGAGATGGCTTGTTGTATATCCTTTCATGTaataaagagaaaaacaagGATTAAAAAACAGTAGAGATTATAACATCAACATAATGAATCAAGGGTTCTCAGTTCAGATGGAATACATCTGTTGTGTAATATTGGTTTTGAATGATTTTTCAAAACCATAACATAGTACTTGCATTGAATTTGTTTCTTCATAAGGAAATTTCATTGCATTGGTATAATAGAAACaactattattttaaaaaagggggaaaaaatcAACCAGGCGGGTATAATTTTAGACACAAGCACACTGGACAGATCAATATCCAAACCAACACGAGGACGGTATGAAATGTTTTTGTTTTACCAATATGAACTTGTAGGTGAGGAATTTAATCACAGCACATCTTAATAACAAAATGATAGTATATACCTTATATCTCATACGGGAGTCGCCTATGCCGATTAAAATATTTGTGACATCTTGATCTTCCATGTCAGAGGAGGGCAGGCCACTGCTATCTGAGTCCAAATCCTCATCAGAACTATCCGAGTAAGCCTCAGCCATTTCCCCATCCTCATCCATATTAACATCATCTGGTTCTTCCAGGAAATCAGCATTTTGTTCAAGTTCCATATCATTAGGTACCTTGGGAAGTGATGATTCCCCATTTTGTTGGAGTGAAGAATCTGATAAGACTACATAAGACTTTTGATTG
This genomic window contains:
- the LOC103485564 gene encoding protein yippee-like, producing the protein MGRLFVVNLEGRIYSCKHCRTHLALYEDIVSKSFQSRHGKAYLFNKVVNVSVGVKETRMMMTGMHTVADIFCVGCGSIVGWTYETAFEKNQKYKEGKSVLERFKVSGPGGTSYWVSHTHSHETGHGGGSDADEA